In Humulus lupulus chromosome 7, drHumLupu1.1, whole genome shotgun sequence, the following are encoded in one genomic region:
- the LOC133792722 gene encoding mitochondrial import inner membrane translocase subunit TIM22-4 yields MATSTPDNEVPNASPIPKEAEKPPIEPLRLPTVEEIRGQDIWNNCAVRSVFSGVMGGALGLAMGLFIGSLDNPITRDEMSGKQQFVYQAKQMGRRSWSSAKAFAVMGFVFSAAECVIEKARAKHDTTNTVVAGCVTGGTISAKGGPKAACVGCAGFAAFSVVIEKFLDRHD; encoded by the exons ATGGCTACTTCTACTCCCGATAATGAAGTTCCCAACGCTTCTCCCATCCCCAAAGAAGCAGAGAAGCCTCCGATTGAGCCCTTAAGGCTGCCCACCGTTGAGGAAATTCGCGGCCAAGACATTTGGAACAACTGTGCTGTTCGTAgcgtctttagtggagtcatgg GTGGCGCTCTTGGGTTGGCCATGGGTTTGTTTATAGGATCTTTAGATAATCCTATAACTCGAGATGAGATGAGTGGGAAGCAGCAATTTGTTTATCAGGCAAAGCAGATGGGGCGCAGGAGCTGGAGTTCTGCAAAGGCATTTGCTGTTATGGGGTTTGTTTTCTCTGCGGCTGAGTGCGTTATTGAAAAG GCGCGAGCAAAGCATGATACAACAAATACAGTTGTTGCTGGCTGTGTTACTGGGGGTACAATATCGGCAAAAG GTGGTCCGAAGGCAGCATGTGTTGGTTGTGCTGGCTTTGCGGCGTTCTCAGTTGTTATAGAGAAGTTCTTGGATAGACATGATTGA